The DNA window TCAGTATAAATGAAAAAAATGAGGTTTTTGTTAATGATGTAAAATATCCTTTAGGGGATTTGTTGCAGGAATTCAGGAAAAGAAAGGAATTAGTTAAAGACAAAGTGGTTATTATCCGCGGTGACAGGGACGCAAATTATGAAACAATCATTACCGTGATGGATCTGCTCAATCAGGCAGGTATCCCACGATTTACACTGGCAACAGTTAAACCTAAATGAAAACTGCAAATGAAATATAGCAAACAATACCGTGAATGGTAAATGCTGTGGTTAAAATAGGATAAAGGAATTGGACAGGATGAAGAAAGCAGGGATTTTTGTTACAGTAATTGTTATAATAGCACTATTGAACGGTGGTTTTGGACAGCCCTCAAAATATGAAGGAAAGATAGTTAAAAAGATAGAGTTTACCGGGCTTTTAGATGTTGATGAAGAAGACCTGTTAGATGTTATGACCACTGAAGTTGGTTATCCCCTGAGAGCAGTGGAAATACGTGAGGATATAAAGAAAATCTTTAAAACCGGAAAGTTTGAAAATATCATTGTTGAAACCGAAGAATATCAGGATGGTGTTGCTGTGCGTTTTGTATGCACTGAACGACCAATCGTGAATAAAATTATATTCAAAGGAGTAGAGGAAGTAAGCGAAACAACCCTGAAAGAGGAGTTGCCAATTAAAGAAGGTGATGTATATCGCAAAGATAAGGTTGAAATGGCACTTAGTAAAATCCGCAATAAATATGAAACAGAAGGCCTTTTCAATGCAATTGTGAAGTACAAAGTTGAAGAGGAAAAAGATGAAAAGAATGCAGTCAATGTCATATTTATTGTGGATGAAGGGGAAGATATTAAAGTACAGAAAATAGCTATAGTTGGCAATACAATTGTTCCCTTAAGCACATTAAAAGGTTTATTGCAAACTGAAGAGGAAGGCCTCTTTGCTGATGCAAAATTCAATAAGGCCACCTATGAGGACGATAAAGCAAAAATACTGGCGTATTACCGTGAATTGGGATATTTAGATGCTGATATTGTTGAAGATACTGTGGATTACCGATGGTTAGATCCAGAAACACAGGAAAAGCGTGGCATATACATAACAATAAAATTGCGCGAAGGCGAGCGTTATTATTTTGATGGGTATGAAGTATCAGGTAACGAGGTATTTTCCACTGAAGAAATTACAGCGCAATTTGAACAAACTAAAATAGGTGATCCATTTAATGATACCCTGTATCAAAAAGATCGCCAGATGATAAGTTTTACCTATGCAACAAAAGGGTATATCTTTGCGCGGATAATCCCGGAACGCAAAATAACTGAAAAAGAAGTGGATGTTAATGGGAAAAAAGAAAAACGAAAATTTGTCTTTACCCATTTCCATATTAAAGAAGGCTCGCAGGCATATATAGAAAATATCATTATCAAAGGAAATCAAAAAACCAAGGATAAGGTTATCCGCCGTGAATTGGTTGTGTACGAAGGTGAGCTTTTCAACTCGTACAAGATGCAGCTTTCGCGCGAGCGTGTATACAATTTAGGGTTCTTCAAAGAAGTTAACTTTGATGTACGGCCTGGATCAAAAGAAGGGTATATGAACCTCATTGTAGATGTTGTGGAACAGCCATCAGGTACTATTTCACTTGGTGGTGGCTGGGGTTCCATGACGGGTTTTTCCATATTTGCTGATGTTGCGGAAAATAACTTTATGGGCAATGGTCAGCGTATTTCACTTCGCTTTGAGTATGGCCCACTGCGAAATTCTATTACGCTTGGTTTCAATGAACCATGGCTTTTTGATAAGCCCATTGGGCTTAACCTGTCTGTTTTCTATATGCTATCAACTATCGAACAGAGTTCAATATTTACCAATTCAAATCAAAAAGCATCACATCAAACGCAGCAATATGGTTATTCAATAGGCTTAAATTACAGGTTCTGGTACTACTATGGCATTGGCTCTGTGTGGTACCATGCCATGAAGGAAGTTATTAATGCATCCGGAAACAGCACCGATACTGTTTTTCTGGAACAGGCTCAAGGGTTACAGGAAAAGCGTAAACTAACCCTGTATGCATACCGTGACTCAAAAGATAACTATCTGAATCCAACCCGTGGCTGGAGGGCTGAGTTTTCTGCATCCTTTACAGGTGGCTATATAATTCGTGGTGATGACCACTGGGTGCAGTATTCCCCTGATCTGTACTGGTATTTTTCACCATTTCATTTGCCTTTC is part of the Spirochaetota bacterium genome and encodes:
- a CDS encoding biopolymer transporter ExbD — its product is MDQGLKTTIKVKSKLGYRSLIDITSLVDMTFLLVAFFMVTSSFGSLSSITVHLPKAVQSGQMQHANMVISINEKNEVFVNDVKYPLGDLLQEFRKRKELVKDKVVIIRGDRDANYETIITVMDLLNQAGIPRFTLATVKPK
- the bamA gene encoding outer membrane protein assembly factor BamA, encoding MKKAGIFVTVIVIIALLNGGFGQPSKYEGKIVKKIEFTGLLDVDEEDLLDVMTTEVGYPLRAVEIREDIKKIFKTGKFENIIVETEEYQDGVAVRFVCTERPIVNKIIFKGVEEVSETTLKEELPIKEGDVYRKDKVEMALSKIRNKYETEGLFNAIVKYKVEEEKDEKNAVNVIFIVDEGEDIKVQKIAIVGNTIVPLSTLKGLLQTEEEGLFADAKFNKATYEDDKAKILAYYRELGYLDADIVEDTVDYRWLDPETQEKRGIYITIKLREGERYYFDGYEVSGNEVFSTEEITAQFEQTKIGDPFNDTLYQKDRQMISFTYATKGYIFARIIPERKITEKEVDVNGKKEKRKFVFTHFHIKEGSQAYIENIIIKGNQKTKDKVIRRELVVYEGELFNSYKMQLSRERVYNLGFFKEVNFDVRPGSKEGYMNLIVDVVEQPSGTISLGGGWGSMTGFSIFADVAENNFMGNGQRISLRFEYGPLRNSITLGFNEPWLFDKPIGLNLSVFYMLSTIEQSSIFTNSNQKASHQTQQYGYSIGLNYRFWYYYGIGSVWYHAMKEVINASGNSTDTVFLEQAQGLQEKRKLTLYAYRDSKDNYLNPTRGWRAEFSASFTGGYIIRGDDHWVQYSPDLYWYFSPFHLPFLKTHPCVIELRFNGTFITPPWFKNKMYDVQDPDKNPWLESEDRLYIGGPETLRGWEILDFDFPDSWRYGLFHRILYGAEFRIPIHPTFLWFVFFFDAGSVWTDSFWEKSLEQSTRDIINEDKANGLLYDIRDINKIDYMSYFKYSYGFGFKIQIPMMPLRFWFGRKLAWVGRDDGYFKPLSGFQFQFGIGDMRF